The genome window ATCAAATACTAATTGGCAGAACTACAAGAAACTTTCGTGTGCTGACTCCTTACCTTTTCGAAAGACTCAAGAAAGTATTGGGTGGAACCAAACTACTTGTCAATATGATGATCACTTGAACAACAGAACAGAAATGTGTATCTCTGCCAGAATGAAAAATCCTGTTTATATAAAGAAGGCGGTCAGTGAAGTGGAATACAAGCAGCTTGAAAACTTGACACCGATTATACAAAAAGTGATGGTCGGAATTAACACTGCAATTTACCGCACTTCACCTATAATGCATTACTACATGAGTAAGGTAAAGAGAATTTTTGACAATGTAATGCTAAAGTATCTGCAAAAAGTAGTTGTTTTGGGGGAATTTAATAGCGTATACAAATTTATGTTTGCTGTTAGCATGCGGAATAGTAGCTTTTTCTTGAAGCCTCTCCAACCTGTTGATGCTTTGTATGCTGTAAAACCACATGTGAAAAGACACTTGAATTTCAACCAATTTCAACAAAGAGACGCAAGTTGAGATCGGTATGAATTTATTCTTGGTTGTAAAGATAGTTTATATGTGGAAACAATATCACATTTTGGCGACGAAGAACAGTATCACAATCCTAATAAAAATCTGTTCagtaaactgaaaagcaaaatacacTTGGACTTAAGGCGAATTCAGGAAATGGCAGGGTTAGGAGTGAAAAAAAGTATGAGCCTTGCTAAAGCTGTGATTTCTCGAGCTGTATGTGATGGTGTGCCTTCAAACATTAGCTATGCTTCCATTGGAACCTGTAACCCGGTAAAGAGATTAAGGACAAGTATGGACATGTTTAATGATGAATACTGCTTGAGCCAGATTAAACTAGGAGATGGACGAAATGGAGGTGTCTTTCTTGCCAAAAGTAAATACAACGGAAGAAAAGTCGccgtaaaaattgtaaaattagaaGATCTGATCCGAGATGATATATCCGGAATTATTATCCCAGCGGAAATTTATtggctgaaaaaagtcaaagaCATACCTGGTTGCCTAAAATATATTGACTTTTATGTTGACGAAAAAAATGCCATTATTGTTACCGAATTCCAAGAAAATTGGCTTAGTTGGAATGTTTTTATCAACATCATGATCGATTTTAAAGAACAACTGCAGAAACATGGAATAAGGGAAAACTGGTTCACTGAATGTCTAGTCCTTAAAATATTCCAACAAATAGTGTCTATAGTTGCAAAATTAGAAGAGTGTGGAATTGCTCATAAAGATCTAAGGGCAAATAATATGCTTATAGACGTCAATTTCAACGTAACCCTaattgattttgatttggataGAAAAATGGAAGATGAAATTACGAATCCGTTACTTGTTTACGATCGTTGATATAATGTACATTATGATATAATGTAGATAGTGGtctcaaaaaagaagaaaaagaagaaaacacgaAAATACAGTATTAAAGCAAGTTCACACTTCGTTTTCACAATGGAGTCTCAGATAAATTATCAACTATTGGGTGAACTGTTCTTAAGGCTGCACAGATTTGGATCCCTTTTATCATATTAAGGCCAGTTCACGTCATGGCCAATAGCACAATCTCTATTGTTGCTGCCAAGTCCAGCTACTGCAGCACGGACCATACGATCTAACACTCTTAAAGTGCTGTGAAGAGTCAGCGATCCAAATTCATAGTCAAGAAGGataaaaaaagtctttaaaacGGAATTATAACTATATATAGTATATCGTGACATAACATAATGTTAATAAATAActcctcaaattttttattagaaattcttAGGTAGCGTACCATTTTTTCAGATCTTTTTTACAATCAGCATATTcaaagtttatttgtttgttctaaGAACCTGTTCCTCAAATGGGGCCAGTGAGGAGGAGGAGGAAGACAGAATCATCATTACCATTATTATTATGAAGAGAAGACCGTAAAGTGCGTACATTTCAGCCTCATTTATAGAAGAAGAGactgaaaatttacaaaaaaaaaacacctaaaatAATAACTCTTTTGGGTTGCATCGAAAACATAGAATCTCAAACATCAAAGATTGAGGTATGAATTCCAAATTAATAAGATTGAGGTATGGATTCCAAATTccagataattttaatttatttactattatttttcagttttttgtttactattatttttttcaaataaagtattGGTTTGTTTCTTATTATGTTTGAAAGCTAATTGATACTAAATTATtgtacatttactactactaggATCAAAAAACCTAGACATAGTTTTGACAaatcagatttttcaaaaatcaaaaattttttgacaaagatcaaaaatgaaatttaaaataaaaatcaagcgGGAAGAGTTTTATGAAGTTTCTCGTCAGAGTATTTCGTAACTGCCCATTTTACGGTTATGTACAATATGACTCCTTCTCAAAGGAGTCAGTCAGTGCTTTTTATCAAGACATagttttcaaacaattcgtagtaaggagcgatccgactcagcagtaaccgaaactctaaaaaacggaattttgataccaatatatacatcaacagaatcgaaattttaaatatataagtttcatcaagattagtcttacccatcaaaggttacgaggctgcaaaaattggccttattttcaaaaaagggggacaCTAACGcaacttaaaagttctagtgccctttaaagTGACCCAaaatattagagggcaactGGCCCCCCTCCTACCCACCTTTTCTCTAAAGGTTAcctgataaaaattctgagatagccattttgttcagcatagttgaaaagcctcCTCAACgcagctgtcccctcctcaacgcataattatttacgcaaaagtttgactccttgtcacaactctacttcttaaaacagtaaaaacttaagCTTAAAGAGTAAGGCGTTGAAGAgcgaacagcccctttcacatactgaataatttctgtatgtGAAACAAAcgcaattaaaagttctactgccctttaaAGTGATCCAAAAGATTAGAGGGAAACTGGCCCCCTCCTACCCAcct of Artemia franciscana chromosome 3, ASM3288406v1, whole genome shotgun sequence contains these proteins:
- the LOC136024685 gene encoding uncharacterized protein LOC136024685 — encoded protein: MAGLGVKKSMSLAKAVISRAVCDGVPSNISYASIGTCNPVKRLRTSMDMFNDEYCLSQIKLGDGRNGGVFLAKSKYNGRKVAVKIVKLEDLIRDDISGIIIPAEIYWLKKVKDIPGCLKYIDFYVDEKNAIIVTEFQENWLSWNVFINIMIDFKEQLQKHGIRENWFTECLVLKIFQQIVSIVAKLEECGIAHKDLRANNMLIDVNFNVTLIDFDLDRKMEDEITNPLLVYDR